In a genomic window of Candidatus Cybelea sp.:
- a CDS encoding Nramp family divalent metal transporter yields MELRRRITGFFRVLGPGLITGAADDDPSGISTYSVAGAATGFSMLWLTLISTPMMAVIQGMCARIAMVSGEGLAAVMRKRLPRLLSYSLAALVIVANTFNLGADLGGMADAAHLVAPLPADAWVFFFGVGLIAAQTWLSYPTIARIFKWLTLSLFAYVVTAFVVHPPWGEVLRHFVVPHVEWNARFLSTIVGVLGTTITPYLFFWQASLMIEEEKESGKTTTASRRGTDETSIRNMHTDVNSGMIFSNLVAFFIIVTTAATLNAHGKHDIATAAEAAQALTPLAGKFAALLFTLGMVGTGILAVPVLAGSSAYVAAQTFGFREGLNETPHRAPRFYAILTAGVIIGIAMNLLHIDAIRALFWSAVLNGVAAVPLIAVIVWFASSPAIMGQWRSSILARAWGWATVVLMGATTAGMFYFMAKGS; encoded by the coding sequence ATGGAATTGCGGCGGCGCATTACCGGCTTCTTTCGTGTGCTGGGGCCGGGCCTAATTACGGGCGCGGCCGACGACGACCCGTCGGGAATCTCAACCTACTCGGTTGCGGGCGCCGCGACCGGTTTCTCGATGCTCTGGCTCACGCTCATCTCAACGCCGATGATGGCGGTGATTCAGGGGATGTGCGCCCGCATCGCCATGGTCAGCGGCGAGGGCCTCGCCGCCGTGATGCGCAAGCGACTTCCGCGGCTGCTCTCGTATTCGCTGGCCGCGCTCGTCATCGTGGCCAATACGTTCAACCTTGGCGCCGATCTCGGCGGCATGGCGGACGCCGCGCACCTGGTGGCGCCGCTGCCGGCCGACGCCTGGGTCTTCTTCTTCGGGGTCGGCCTGATCGCGGCACAGACCTGGTTATCGTATCCGACGATCGCGCGCATCTTCAAATGGCTGACGCTGTCGCTCTTTGCCTACGTCGTTACGGCGTTCGTCGTCCATCCCCCGTGGGGAGAGGTTCTTCGGCACTTCGTCGTCCCGCACGTCGAGTGGAACGCGCGCTTTCTCTCGACGATCGTCGGCGTGCTGGGTACGACGATCACTCCCTATCTCTTCTTCTGGCAAGCCTCGCTGATGATCGAAGAAGAGAAGGAATCCGGGAAAACGACGACGGCCTCCCGGCGCGGAACCGATGAAACTTCCATTCGCAACATGCACACCGACGTCAACAGCGGCATGATTTTTTCCAATCTGGTCGCATTTTTTATCATCGTGACGACGGCGGCCACGCTCAACGCTCACGGAAAGCACGATATCGCTACCGCCGCGGAGGCGGCACAAGCGTTGACCCCGCTCGCAGGCAAGTTCGCCGCGCTCCTGTTTACGCTGGGCATGGTCGGGACCGGCATACTTGCCGTTCCAGTGCTCGCAGGCTCCTCGGCGTACGTCGCCGCACAGACGTTTGGCTTTCGAGAAGGGCTCAATGAGACGCCGCACCGCGCCCCGCGATTCTACGCCATTCTGACCGCCGGAGTGATCATCGGCATTGCTATGAACCTGCTCCACATCGATGCGATCAGGGCGCTCTTTTGGTCGGCGGTGCTCAATGGAGTGGCGGCCGTGCCGCTGATCGCGGTGATCGTCTGGTTTGCCTCGAGTCCGGCGATCATGGGGCAATGGCGCAGCTCGATCCTGGCGCGGGCGTGGGGATGGGCGACCGTCGTGCTGATGGGCGCGACCACCGCCGGCATGTTTTACTTCATGGCTAAAGGGTCGTAG
- a CDS encoding Uma2 family endonuclease, with protein sequence MQMQLNDEKPYLEYHAGRPVRKVSPRTKHALVQGALLVILRRCAGSAYRVGTEWQCDLSEALGTKTLLVPDVAAIATSRLMDLSDVRRDSPPFAPDLVVEVRSPNDRADDREWKLRAYLDAGAALVLDVLPGQSTIHAHTKERSVTFRTGDAFRHEAAPRLQFDLVEAFADLL encoded by the coding sequence ATGCAAATGCAGCTTAACGACGAGAAGCCGTACCTCGAATATCACGCGGGCCGCCCGGTCCGCAAGGTGAGCCCGCGGACGAAGCACGCGCTCGTGCAAGGCGCGCTGCTCGTGATCCTGCGGCGCTGCGCCGGTTCGGCGTACCGCGTAGGCACGGAATGGCAGTGCGATCTCTCCGAGGCGCTTGGCACGAAGACGCTGCTCGTTCCCGACGTGGCAGCAATCGCGACGAGCCGGCTGATGGATCTCTCTGATGTGCGGCGCGACTCTCCCCCGTTCGCACCCGACCTCGTGGTCGAAGTGCGCTCCCCGAACGATCGAGCAGACGACCGCGAATGGAAGCTGCGCGCTTATCTTGATGCAGGAGCCGCGCTCGTGCTCGACGTCCTGCCCGGCCAAAGCACAATCCACGCCCACACAAAGGAACGCAGCGTAACTTTCCGCACCGGTGATGCGTTTCGGCACGAGGCCGCGCCGCGGCTGCAGTTCGATCTCGTCGAAGCCTTCGCCGACCTGCTCTAA
- a CDS encoding cysteine hydrolase has translation MPETTPKIDPRRTALLIMDYQRGILGMIEDSDALVERAKRAIETVRERGGHIGYVRVALTPDELAAVPDTNKGFAAAKSAGRALWHDAPETQIDERIAPREGDIVVRKRRVGAFSTTDLLEQLRARDVDTLILAGVSTSGVVLSTLRDAADRDYRLFVIADACADPNATVHEALTQQVFPRQADVISAGGLAELFAD, from the coding sequence TTGCCTGAAACCACACCGAAGATCGACCCGCGCCGCACCGCGCTGCTGATTATGGATTACCAGCGCGGCATTCTCGGCATGATCGAAGATTCCGACGCGCTCGTCGAGCGGGCGAAGCGCGCCATCGAAACGGTCCGCGAACGCGGCGGTCACATCGGCTACGTGCGCGTTGCCCTCACGCCCGACGAGCTCGCGGCCGTACCCGACACCAACAAAGGTTTTGCCGCGGCCAAATCGGCCGGCCGCGCGCTCTGGCACGACGCGCCCGAAACGCAAATCGACGAACGCATCGCGCCGCGCGAAGGCGATATCGTCGTGCGCAAGCGCCGCGTCGGCGCGTTCTCCACGACCGATCTCCTCGAGCAGTTGCGAGCCCGCGACGTCGACACGCTGATCTTGGCCGGCGTGAGCACGAGCGGCGTCGTTCTCTCGACGCTGCGCGACGCGGCCGACCGCGACTACCGGCTCTTCGTCATTGCCGACGCCTGCGCCGATCCGAACGCAACCGTGCACGAAGCGCTGACACAGCAGGTCTTTCCGCGTCAAGCCGACGTCATCTCCGCCGGCGGCCTCGCCGAACTCTTCGCGGACTAA
- a CDS encoding MFS transporter has protein sequence MPRRYRWIALSNTTLAIFMSALDGSIVIIALPAIFRGIHMDPLASGTFGYLLWMIMGYLLVQAVFVVTLGRLGDMLGRVRIYNLGFVVFTLASVLLSFDPFSAERGALWLIGWRLLQAMGGSMLTANSAAILTDAFPSNQRGFALGINQIAGLGGQFLGLVAGGILAILDWRAVFWVNVPVGIFGTLWAFRSLREIGQHRAGRIDWWGNVTFALGLGALLVAVTFGIHPYGGHAMGWTNPATLLTLLGGIALLVVFVPIERRAAEPMLDLQLLRIRGFAAGIFAVLASSIARGGLQFMLVIWLQGIWLPLHGFPYAQTPLWAGIFLLPFSCGFMVAGPLSGHLSDRFGARRFSTAGLLVFAASLVGLALLPVDFTYWAFALCIAGTGVGTGMFAAPNTAAVMSSVPAPQRGVASGMRSTLQNAGNLLSIGLSFSLMIVVLSHALPPAMIGGLVHEGVPHTIARQVAALPPVSSLFAAFLGMNPLEQLLRPSGVLASLSAIQRATLTGTNFFPNLIAAPFHRGLIAVFAAGTLLSLLGAAASFMRGPRAALSPPQTLRRTDVA, from the coding sequence GTGCCGCGTCGCTACCGCTGGATCGCGCTCTCGAACACGACGCTCGCGATCTTTATGTCGGCGCTCGACGGTTCGATCGTCATCATCGCGCTGCCCGCGATCTTTCGCGGCATTCACATGGATCCGCTCGCCTCGGGGACGTTCGGCTACCTGCTCTGGATGATCATGGGCTATCTGCTCGTGCAGGCCGTCTTCGTCGTGACGCTTGGCCGCCTGGGCGACATGCTGGGGCGCGTGCGAATCTACAACCTCGGCTTCGTCGTCTTTACCCTCGCCTCGGTGCTGCTCTCGTTCGATCCGTTTTCCGCCGAACGCGGCGCGCTCTGGCTGATCGGCTGGCGTCTGCTGCAGGCAATGGGCGGCTCGATGCTCACCGCCAACTCCGCCGCGATCCTCACCGATGCGTTCCCTTCCAACCAGCGCGGCTTCGCGCTGGGCATCAATCAGATCGCCGGCCTCGGCGGGCAGTTTCTCGGCCTGGTCGCCGGCGGTATCTTAGCGATCCTCGATTGGCGCGCCGTCTTCTGGGTGAACGTGCCGGTCGGCATCTTCGGTACGCTCTGGGCCTTTCGCAGTTTACGCGAAATCGGCCAGCATCGCGCGGGCCGCATCGATTGGTGGGGCAACGTCACCTTCGCGCTTGGCCTCGGCGCACTGCTCGTCGCCGTGACCTTCGGCATTCATCCGTACGGCGGCCACGCGATGGGCTGGACGAATCCCGCAACGCTGCTCACGTTGCTCGGGGGTATCGCGTTGCTCGTCGTTTTCGTGCCGATCGAACGGCGCGCCGCCGAACCGATGCTCGATCTGCAGCTGCTGCGCATTCGCGGCTTCGCCGCCGGCATCTTCGCCGTCTTGGCATCCTCGATCGCGCGCGGCGGCCTGCAGTTCATGCTGGTGATCTGGCTGCAAGGCATCTGGCTGCCGCTGCACGGCTTTCCCTATGCACAAACGCCGCTCTGGGCCGGCATCTTTCTGTTGCCGTTCTCCTGCGGCTTCATGGTGGCGGGGCCGCTCTCGGGCCATCTCTCCGATCGCTTCGGCGCGCGCCGCTTTTCGACGGCCGGGCTGCTGGTCTTCGCCGCGAGCCTCGTCGGTCTCGCGTTGCTTCCCGTCGACTTCACGTACTGGGCCTTTGCACTGTGCATCGCCGGCACCGGCGTGGGCACCGGCATGTTCGCCGCACCGAATACCGCTGCCGTCATGAGCAGCGTACCCGCGCCGCAGCGTGGCGTGGCCTCGGGAATGCGCTCGACGCTGCAGAACGCCGGCAATCTCTTGTCGATCGGCCTCTCGTTCTCGCTGATGATTGTCGTGCTCTCGCACGCGCTGCCGCCGGCGATGATCGGCGGCCTCGTGCACGAAGGCGTACCGCACACGATTGCGCGCCAGGTCGCCGCGCTGCCGCCGGTCTCGTCGCTCTTCGCGGCCTTTCTCGGCATGAATCCATTGGAGCAGCTGCTGCGACCCAGCGGCGTGCTCGCCTCGCTCTCGGCGATCCAGCGCGCTACGCTGACGGGGACGAACTTTTTTCCCAACCTCATCGCCGCGCCGTTCCATCGCGGGCTGATCGCCGTCTTCGCTGCGGGCACGCTGCTCTCGCTGCTCGGCGCTGCCGCTTCGTTCATGCGCGGCCCGCGCGCCGCGCTTTCGCCACCCCAAACGCTAAGGAGAACCGACGTTGCCTGA
- a CDS encoding MarR family transcriptional regulator, whose protein sequence is MARLRAALAESLYLALAVLVRRLRQTRDDTLSVPEISALLRLESSAPATLTVLAKEERISAQSLGATLAALESRSLVARRADPQDGRQSVVSITEAGRSTLRGRRSGRAAQLAKALAGNFDAQELQTLRDAAPLLERLAGAL, encoded by the coding sequence ATGGCCCGTCTCCGCGCCGCGCTCGCCGAATCGCTCTACCTCGCGCTCGCCGTATTGGTTCGGCGGCTGCGCCAGACACGTGACGACACGCTCTCGGTGCCCGAGATCTCTGCGCTGCTTCGCCTGGAGTCCAGCGCTCCCGCCACGCTCACCGTGCTCGCGAAAGAGGAGCGGATCAGTGCCCAGTCGCTGGGCGCGACGCTCGCGGCGCTCGAATCACGGTCGCTCGTCGCGCGCCGCGCCGATCCGCAGGACGGCCGGCAGAGCGTCGTCTCGATTACCGAAGCCGGCCGGTCGACGCTGCGCGGACGGCGCAGCGGCCGTGCCGCCCAGCTCGCCAAAGCGCTCGCCGGAAACTTCGACGCCCAGGAACTGCAGACGCTGCGCGACGCCGCGCCGTTGCTCGAACGCCTCGCCGGTGCCCTCTAG
- a CDS encoding GAF domain-containing protein, whose translation MNPRNHWREVLLALCALTGIALLVLLVDEAGLGAPPWFGLWGAQFAASGTPYAVTVEAIDPHGAAAKGGLQRNDAIDLRDASLLERFAILSQPVSERPIALTVKRASGTVRLTVVPSALTIERADIPISTAGTLLLVLFAGLILMRRAFVPGNLLLSATLLCLAIGTAVGAPTVGFGAPWVWPYVLAGICAPAGAISVALWAKFANGFAAGELGGVRQFALWACYACCAAAVAIDLAFVAGITTLRLDPAPLVLSPVWGLPFDLAVVAAIACSVLAIAATGTTERQRAAWSLLPIAILFALYGTYSALVVFQTDYGVATELAIVLNLAYVIVPIVLTYVALSRRMIDIGFVLNKATVFAIVSGFVIGVFILIEWAANDWLTHESHTTSAIVGMVIALGLGLSMRYIHGVADHLVDRVFFRKRHEDEKALRDFAHEASFITSPQILLERAAGEVKEHTAADSVAIYVSNGSAQYASSNGSRRVVDENDPGIVALRAWGKPVNLHDLSASQLEGELAFPMISRGRLVGTLVCGPKRDGDAYAPDEYEALVELTHGVGTTFDTLSSVRSDLAAETEEKLDLILAKLATLGGGK comes from the coding sequence ATGAATCCCCGTAACCACTGGCGCGAGGTTCTGCTGGCGCTTTGCGCGCTGACCGGCATCGCGTTGCTCGTGCTGCTGGTGGACGAGGCCGGCCTCGGCGCGCCGCCGTGGTTTGGGCTGTGGGGCGCGCAGTTTGCCGCCTCGGGTACGCCGTACGCCGTAACCGTGGAGGCAATCGATCCGCATGGCGCGGCGGCGAAAGGCGGACTGCAGCGCAACGACGCGATCGATCTGCGCGACGCCTCGCTGCTCGAACGCTTCGCGATCCTTTCGCAGCCGGTTTCAGAACGGCCGATTGCGCTGACGGTCAAGCGCGCTTCGGGTACCGTGCGGCTTACAGTGGTTCCGAGTGCCCTGACGATCGAGCGCGCCGACATTCCGATCAGCACCGCCGGCACGCTATTGCTAGTGCTCTTCGCGGGCCTCATTCTGATGCGCCGCGCGTTTGTTCCCGGCAACCTGCTCCTCTCGGCGACGCTGTTGTGCTTGGCAATCGGTACCGCCGTCGGCGCACCGACGGTCGGATTCGGCGCGCCGTGGGTGTGGCCGTACGTGCTGGCGGGAATCTGCGCGCCGGCCGGGGCGATTTCGGTCGCGCTGTGGGCGAAGTTTGCAAATGGGTTTGCTGCCGGAGAGCTCGGAGGCGTGCGGCAGTTCGCGCTCTGGGCCTGTTATGCGTGCTGCGCGGCTGCCGTGGCGATCGATCTGGCATTCGTCGCCGGCATCACGACCTTACGGCTCGATCCAGCGCCGCTCGTGCTCTCGCCGGTGTGGGGGCTGCCGTTCGATCTCGCGGTCGTGGCGGCGATCGCGTGCAGCGTCCTGGCGATCGCGGCAACCGGCACGACCGAGCGCCAGCGAGCGGCGTGGTCGCTGCTGCCGATCGCGATACTCTTCGCGCTCTACGGCACGTACAGCGCGCTGGTCGTCTTTCAGACGGATTATGGGGTGGCGACCGAGCTCGCCATCGTGCTCAACCTCGCGTACGTTATCGTGCCGATCGTGCTGACCTACGTCGCGTTGAGCCGGCGGATGATCGACATCGGCTTCGTGCTCAATAAGGCGACGGTGTTCGCGATCGTCTCGGGCTTCGTGATCGGCGTGTTCATTTTGATCGAGTGGGCGGCCAACGACTGGCTGACGCACGAAAGCCATACGACCAGCGCCATCGTCGGGATGGTCATTGCGCTGGGCCTGGGACTCTCGATGCGCTACATCCACGGCGTCGCGGACCATCTCGTCGATCGGGTCTTCTTTCGCAAGCGGCACGAGGATGAAAAGGCGCTGCGAGACTTCGCGCACGAGGCATCGTTCATCACGAGTCCGCAGATTTTGCTGGAGCGGGCCGCGGGCGAGGTAAAGGAGCACACCGCCGCCGACAGCGTGGCGATCTACGTTAGCAACGGCTCCGCGCAGTATGCTTCGTCGAACGGCTCACGGCGAGTCGTGGACGAAAACGATCCTGGTATCGTTGCACTGCGTGCATGGGGGAAGCCGGTCAACCTGCACGACCTTTCCGCCTCCCAGCTGGAGGGAGAGCTCGCCTTTCCGATGATTTCGCGCGGACGGCTCGTCGGGACGCTCGTCTGCGGGCCCAAGCGCGACGGCGACGCCTACGCACCCGACGAATACGAGGCATTGGTCGAACTCACGCACGGCGTCGGCACCACGTTCGACACGCTCTCCAGCGTCCGCTCCGATCTCGCTGCGGAAACGGAAGAGAAGCTCGACCTGATTCTCGCGAAGCTGGCGACACTCGGAGGTGGAAAGTGA
- a CDS encoding catalase produces MAKPHPRSKGGETHQIASADIPVLTTQQGTPVSDDQNSLRVGARGPTLLEDFHFREKIFHFDHERIPERVVHARGFGAHGFFENYEPLPGITKAEPFRKAKQRTPAFVRFSTVAGNKGSSDLARDVRGFAVKLYTQEGNWDIVGNNIPVFFIQDAIKFPDIIHSAKEEPDCGFPQAQTAHDNFWDFISLSPETTHMAMWIMSDRAIPRSFRFMEGFGVHTFRLVNAEGKATFVKFHWKPKLGLQSVLWNEAVKINGADTDFHRRDLWNALVAGDFPEWELGLQLFDDDFADEFAFDVLDATKLIPEEQVPIRIVGRLVLDRPVDNFFAETEQVAFCTQNIIPGVDFTNDPLLQGRNFSYLDTQLKRLGSPNFTYLPINAPKCPFAHFQQDGHMAMISPVGRANYEPNSWRDDGGPREDPQTGFRSFAAQEAGPKERVRSETFADHFSQARQFYLSQTEVEQQHIAGAFIFELSKVQRVEIRTRMVSQLLNVDNGLAKKVAEGLRLREMPHAAPPARAPITDLPPSPALSIVLNGPTTFAGRKLGVLVSDGIDSKLFAAIEDAVEAAGATLEVVAPQVGGITTSDEKWIEAQQRIDGGPSVLYDAVALLLTEASAKILCKNAAAVDFVSDAYAHCKYIGYVPGALPLLQRCSIPADGEGLIELKTKGDAASFVDACAALRVWSRSGSFS; encoded by the coding sequence ATGGCAAAGCCGCACCCCCGCTCGAAGGGTGGAGAAACGCACCAAATCGCCTCGGCCGATATCCCGGTCCTGACCACCCAACAAGGCACCCCCGTCTCGGACGACCAGAACTCGCTGCGTGTCGGGGCGCGGGGGCCGACCCTGCTCGAAGACTTTCATTTCCGTGAGAAGATCTTCCACTTCGATCACGAGCGCATTCCCGAGCGCGTCGTCCACGCCCGAGGCTTCGGTGCGCACGGCTTTTTCGAAAACTACGAACCCTTGCCCGGCATCACCAAAGCCGAGCCGTTTCGCAAAGCGAAGCAACGTACTCCGGCGTTCGTGCGCTTTTCCACCGTCGCCGGAAATAAGGGCTCGAGCGATCTCGCTCGCGATGTGCGCGGCTTTGCCGTTAAACTCTACACTCAGGAAGGCAACTGGGACATCGTCGGCAACAACATCCCGGTCTTCTTCATTCAGGACGCAATCAAGTTTCCCGACATCATCCACTCGGCAAAGGAGGAGCCGGACTGCGGCTTTCCGCAGGCGCAGACCGCGCACGATAACTTCTGGGACTTCATCTCGCTTTCTCCCGAGACGACCCATATGGCGATGTGGATTATGTCCGATCGCGCTATTCCGCGCTCGTTCCGTTTCATGGAAGGCTTCGGCGTCCACACGTTCCGCCTGGTCAACGCGGAGGGTAAGGCGACGTTCGTCAAGTTCCACTGGAAGCCCAAACTCGGCCTCCAATCGGTGCTTTGGAACGAGGCCGTGAAAATCAACGGCGCCGACACCGATTTCCATCGCCGCGATCTCTGGAACGCCCTGGTGGCAGGTGACTTTCCCGAATGGGAGCTCGGCCTCCAACTCTTCGACGACGATTTTGCCGACGAGTTTGCGTTCGACGTTTTGGACGCGACGAAACTAATTCCCGAGGAACAAGTCCCCATCCGAATCGTCGGCCGTCTTGTGCTCGATCGCCCGGTCGATAATTTCTTCGCGGAAACGGAGCAGGTCGCGTTTTGCACGCAAAACATCATTCCCGGCGTCGATTTCACGAACGATCCTTTGCTGCAAGGCCGAAACTTCTCGTATCTCGACACACAGCTCAAACGGCTCGGTAGTCCGAACTTTACCTATCTGCCGATCAACGCGCCCAAGTGTCCGTTCGCGCATTTTCAGCAAGACGGACACATGGCGATGATCAGTCCCGTCGGACGAGCGAACTACGAGCCGAATTCGTGGCGCGATGACGGCGGCCCCCGCGAGGATCCCCAAACCGGATTCCGCAGTTTCGCCGCGCAGGAGGCGGGCCCAAAGGAACGGGTGCGCAGCGAAACCTTTGCCGATCATTTCAGCCAGGCGCGCCAGTTTTACCTCAGCCAAACCGAAGTCGAGCAACAGCACATTGCCGGCGCCTTCATTTTCGAGCTGAGTAAGGTCCAGCGCGTCGAGATACGAACGCGGATGGTTTCCCAGCTGCTCAATGTCGACAATGGGCTCGCGAAAAAGGTCGCCGAGGGCCTGCGCCTTCGCGAAATGCCGCACGCAGCGCCGCCGGCGCGAGCGCCAATCACCGACCTTCCGCCCTCGCCCGCACTCAGCATCGTCCTCAACGGCCCGACAACCTTCGCAGGGCGCAAGCTCGGCGTGCTGGTCAGCGACGGCATCGACTCGAAGCTGTTTGCAGCCATTGAGGACGCCGTGGAGGCGGCCGGCGCCACGCTGGAAGTCGTTGCGCCGCAAGTCGGCGGTATCACGACCAGCGACGAAAAGTGGATAGAAGCGCAGCAGCGCATCGACGGCGGCCCGTCCGTATTGTACGACGCGGTGGCATTACTGTTAACAGAGGCGAGCGCCAAGATTCTGTGTAAGAACGCGGCGGCCGTCGACTTCGTGAGCGACGCCTACGCCCACTGCAAATACATCGGCTACGTACCGGGGGCCCTGCCGCTTCTACAGCGCTGCAGCATTCCGGCCGACGGTGAAGGCCTGATCGAACTCAAAACCAAGGGGGACGCCGCGAGTTTTGTCGACGCGTGCGCGGCCCTGCGCGTCTGGTCGCGCTCCGGCAGCTTCAGCTAG
- a CDS encoding GNAT family N-acetyltransferase, protein MAARPAAANEAPGSKEASNIMLGDGEQRSVKVIEVGTDAQVRLAAPLFDQYRVFYGQKADLQASYEFLRERWIARESVLFLAIADSGEASGFVQLFPFFLTGPMRRFWVLNDLYVKPSGRRKGTARALMRRAERYASETGSAGLTLSTAIDNVNAQALYESEGYVRDSLFFYYNRFLP, encoded by the coding sequence GTGGCGGCGCGCCCCGCGGCAGCGAACGAGGCGCCCGGGTCGAAGGAGGCGAGCAACATCATGCTTGGCGACGGCGAGCAGCGTTCCGTGAAGGTCATTGAGGTGGGCACCGATGCGCAGGTACGCCTTGCCGCGCCGCTCTTCGACCAGTACCGTGTCTTCTACGGGCAGAAGGCGGATCTCCAAGCGTCGTACGAGTTCCTGCGCGAGCGCTGGATAGCGCGCGAATCGGTTCTCTTCCTGGCGATCGCGGACAGCGGCGAAGCGAGCGGCTTCGTGCAGCTCTTCCCGTTCTTTCTTACGGGTCCGATGAGGCGCTTCTGGGTGCTGAACGATTTGTACGTGAAGCCAAGCGGGCGGCGAAAGGGTACGGCACGGGCGCTGATGCGGCGCGCGGAACGGTACGCTTCGGAAACGGGTTCCGCCGGGCTCACGCTCAGTACGGCCATCGACAACGTAAATGCGCAAGCGCTCTACGAGTCGGAAGGCTACGTGCGCGATTCGCTGTTCTTCTATTACAACCGGTTTCTCCCATGA
- a CDS encoding DUF4331 family protein has product MSNHFTGLSLGPPLGDQRLDLCDLYAFQSPKDPTRTVLILNANPSANALHPDAIYRLAIDNDGDLLNDIAFSFVYSEPQNGRQTVSVFMATGDDARSIEAAGTKIFQDVDVSFGPVPNIVKSGEYTFFAGVRSDAFLFDYDGIKNLFDTSGGRNFTAPHLGGKSPWTGKDSNTEANIFSMVLELPTSEVGANPSVRIWGRCSVRGKEGVLLHVDRAGHPSVSSFFNTDDTKLEYNASEPISDRARWTDLFVHLMGHTGDYTREEALAAIDAHGLLPDMLSYDPSKPAAYPNGRVFTDDVINHRLAFLSKGDIPPDGLSPHTDVLEEFPYLGTPH; this is encoded by the coding sequence ATGTCGAATCATTTTACCGGCTTGAGCCTCGGGCCGCCGCTGGGCGATCAGCGGCTCGACCTCTGCGATCTGTATGCGTTCCAGTCGCCCAAGGATCCGACGAGGACGGTGCTCATCCTCAATGCCAATCCGTCCGCCAACGCGCTCCATCCCGACGCGATCTACCGGCTTGCCATCGATAACGACGGCGATCTTCTGAACGACATAGCGTTCAGCTTTGTCTACTCGGAGCCGCAAAATGGCCGGCAGACCGTCAGCGTATTCATGGCGACGGGCGACGACGCGCGCTCGATCGAAGCGGCCGGCACCAAGATCTTCCAAGACGTCGACGTGTCGTTCGGTCCCGTTCCCAACATCGTAAAGTCCGGAGAGTATACGTTTTTTGCCGGCGTTCGGAGCGACGCGTTCCTTTTTGACTACGACGGCATCAAAAATCTCTTTGATACGAGCGGTGGAAGAAATTTTACGGCGCCGCACTTGGGCGGAAAGTCGCCGTGGACCGGTAAGGATTCGAACACGGAGGCAAATATATTTTCGATGGTTCTCGAGCTGCCGACCAGTGAAGTCGGTGCGAACCCCAGCGTGCGCATCTGGGGACGATGCAGCGTGCGCGGCAAGGAGGGCGTGCTGCTTCACGTCGATCGCGCCGGCCACCCGTCGGTCAGCAGCTTCTTCAATACCGACGACACGAAGCTGGAATACAATGCGAGCGAGCCGATTAGCGATCGAGCGCGGTGGACGGATCTGTTCGTCCATTTGATGGGGCACACCGGAGACTACACTCGAGAAGAAGCGCTCGCGGCCATCGATGCCCATGGCTTACTGCCGGATATGCTGAGCTACGACCCGTCGAAACCCGCGGCCTATCCCAACGGGCGCGTCTTTACCGACGACGTCATCAATCACCGGCTGGCCTTTCTATCGAAGGGCGATATCCCGCCCGACGGGCTGAGCCCTCATACCGACGTGCTCGAGGAGTTTCCGTATTTGGGGACGCCGCACTAG